One region of Dehalococcoidia bacterium genomic DNA includes:
- a CDS encoding HD domain-containing phosphohydrolase, producing the protein MTTPDEKEKPITILIVEDNPADARLIRKLLKEAPGIDCQDKYAVNLAEGLELLRHNNINVVLLDLNLPDCQGTDALLALKNEHTHTPIVVMTDPKDEKITLEALKMGAQDYLVKGQIDGHILLRAMRYAVGRKQSEDAILKSKMLLQNVIDSTPDWIYAKDPQHRFLLVNKTFAESQNVQPQDMIGRPDTDFFSEELCCGNPTRGITGFHVDDDEALSGKVLHNLDNFVTWGDGSLHVYDTTKIPLYDESGNSFAVLGYGRDITRRHKAENELAASYRALRKTLHDSIKAMARIVDLRDPYTAGHQIKVADLAGAIALEMGMDDAAVEHLIMASTVHDIGKMYIPADILSKPGRLSELEWEIIKTHAQGGFDILAGIEFSGPVAMTVLQHHERLDGSGYPNGLKDGQILTEAKILAVADVVEAMASHRPYRPSLGVEKALNEIERKKGDLYDPAVVDVCLGLFRDKTFSFNTQPVAGP; encoded by the coding sequence ATGACTACACCCGACGAGAAAGAAAAACCCATCACCATCCTCATTGTTGAAGATAATCCGGCTGATGCACGTTTAATCAGAAAGCTTTTAAAAGAGGCCCCCGGCATTGACTGTCAGGATAAATACGCCGTTAACCTGGCCGAGGGCCTGGAACTGCTCAGACATAACAATATCAATGTCGTGCTGCTCGACCTAAATCTCCCCGACTGTCAGGGCACAGATGCGTTGTTGGCGCTGAAAAACGAACACACACATACTCCTATTGTCGTGATGACCGACCCCAAAGACGAGAAGATTACGCTGGAGGCTCTTAAAATGGGCGCCCAGGATTACCTGGTCAAAGGTCAGATCGACGGACATATTCTTTTAAGAGCCATGCGCTACGCCGTCGGCCGCAAGCAGTCGGAGGACGCCATACTAAAATCCAAAATGCTATTACAGAACGTGATAGACTCGACGCCGGACTGGATATATGCCAAGGACCCTCAGCACAGGTTCCTGCTGGTCAACAAGACTTTCGCTGAATCGCAGAACGTACAACCCCAGGATATGATCGGGAGGCCCGATACCGATTTCTTTTCCGAGGAGCTATGCTGCGGCAATCCTACCAGGGGAATTACAGGTTTCCATGTCGATGATGATGAAGCGCTCAGCGGCAAGGTGCTTCACAATCTCGATAATTTCGTTACATGGGGTGACGGCTCCCTACACGTTTACGACACGACAAAAATCCCCTTGTACGACGAATCAGGCAACTCTTTCGCGGTACTGGGCTACGGCCGCGACATAACCAGGCGCCATAAGGCCGAAAATGAGCTTGCAGCCAGCTACAGGGCTTTGCGCAAGACGCTGCATGACTCCATCAAGGCCATGGCCCGCATAGTGGACCTGCGCGATCCGTATACCGCCGGCCACCAAATAAAGGTGGCGGACCTGGCCGGCGCAATAGCACTTGAGATGGGCATGGACGATGCGGCGGTGGAACACCTCATCATGGCATCCACGGTGCACGATATAGGCAAGATGTATATACCGGCCGACATATTGAGCAAACCCGGCAGACTCTCGGAACTGGAGTGGGAGATCATCAAAACGCACGCGCAGGGTGGATTTGATATCCTGGCCGGCATCGAATTCTCGGGACCGGTTGCCATGACGGTGCTCCAGCACCACGAGAGACTGGACGGCTCCGGATACCCCAACGGGCTGAAAGACGGCCAGATACTCACCGAAGCAAAGATACTGGCAGTGGCCGACGTGGTGGAGGCCATGGCCTCGCACCGGCCTTATCGTCCTTCCCTGGGCGTGGAGAAGGCTCTCAACGAAATCGAGCGGAAAAAGGGCGACCTTTACGATCCGGCGGTGGTGGATGTCTGCCTCGGCCTTTTCAGGGATAAGACTTTCAGCTTCAACACTCAGCCGGTAGCAGGTCCGTGA
- a CDS encoding 2-hydroxyacyl-CoA dehydratase family protein — MLKKYYTEMKSGLETAYRQKPRATIKMTIQLASSFVEAYRADKNVIWTSFYSFPMELLAAFDVTPFDFEIAANLLPTFDADVAVEIMNKAEEAGYSTDICSYHRLAAGCNMLGYMPRADLLLSSSYFCDGKAKTNKTLAESYGKEAISLDIPNKISRESVDYVAAQLRYIVRKIEEVTGQKFDLERLRECIRVSNRARRAYGQLADLQKVSPYPYIGVPVVNTSIYGNLLAGKEIQKQIYLEMVEESRKKIMEGKLTPEKYRVLWLAWFPVQPTNINRIFRKNGVTIVMGELARNYGGQMDESLPFESLALWSLRNPYVGTIEQRLKGINEIIDEYNLDGVVHFSTDACRHSCAAQKLIGDVMKERDIPYLVLDGDMSDKRKYSPERTEMLLENFIAIMAGRK, encoded by the coding sequence ATGTTGAAAAAATATTATACGGAAATGAAGAGTGGTCTGGAAACTGCGTATAGGCAGAAACCGCGCGCCACGATAAAAATGACCATCCAGCTGGCGTCTTCTTTTGTAGAGGCTTACCGCGCCGACAAAAACGTCATCTGGACCTCGTTTTATTCTTTTCCCATGGAACTGCTGGCGGCCTTCGATGTAACGCCCTTCGATTTTGAGATAGCCGCCAACCTCCTGCCTACATTTGATGCAGATGTCGCGGTTGAGATCATGAACAAGGCTGAGGAGGCCGGCTACTCCACCGATATCTGCTCGTACCACAGGCTGGCTGCGGGGTGCAATATGCTGGGGTACATGCCAAGGGCCGACCTGTTGCTCTCATCGTCCTATTTCTGCGACGGCAAAGCCAAGACCAATAAAACGCTTGCAGAGAGTTACGGTAAGGAAGCCATATCGCTGGATATTCCAAACAAGATAAGCCGTGAGTCGGTCGATTACGTGGCTGCCCAGCTGCGCTATATTGTTCGCAAGATAGAGGAGGTTACTGGTCAGAAGTTCGACCTTGAGCGCCTGAGAGAATGTATTCGCGTATCCAACCGCGCGCGGCGGGCTTACGGGCAACTGGCCGATCTTCAGAAGGTCTCGCCCTACCCTTACATCGGTGTGCCCGTTGTGAACACGTCCATCTACGGCAATTTGCTGGCAGGAAAGGAGATACAGAAGCAGATCTACCTCGAAATGGTGGAGGAGAGCCGTAAAAAGATCATGGAAGGTAAACTCACACCTGAGAAATACCGCGTATTATGGCTGGCCTGGTTCCCTGTCCAACCTACCAATATCAACCGGATATTCAGAAAAAACGGCGTCACGATTGTCATGGGCGAATTGGCCCGCAATTACGGGGGACAAATGGACGAGTCCCTGCCTTTCGAGAGCCTTGCCCTGTGGAGCCTGAGGAATCCATATGTGGGGACCATCGAGCAGAGGCTGAAGGGGATAAACGAGATTATCGACGAATATAATCTGGATGGTGTGGTGCACTTCTCTACGGATGCCTGCCGCCACTCCTGCGCCGCCCAGAAGCTGATCGGAGACGTGATGAAGGAGCGGGACATACCTTATCTCGTGCTGGACGGGGATATGAGCGACAAACGCAAATACTCGCCGGAAAGGACCGAGATGCTGCTGGAGAATTTCATAGCTATTATGGCGGGGCGGAAGTAA
- a CDS encoding 2-hydroxyacyl-CoA dehydratase family protein: MTESKGSMGYFCSLVPTEIMAAAGFKPVWVKGRAEMTAAADARMYPNMCPYIKSLFTDAVEDAGNAFDGLVFARSCDGVRRLYDVWRAYVPSKFTYMLEVPKNADDLAVTYYASQLRDFAAHIGKASGCEVTRPALKQAIKEANKARGRMRELYSRQKASPLPVAGSELFRLGLEMLHGDGDGATEGIPAVEKKSAAAGVSAEDRSKIRVMVCGNVMSRPDVFQMIEGSGADVPVADICTGLRFFERVVDEKGGDPFLSLAQAYLGLPRCSRTAAPVETYARISDNVKRYAVNGVILTALKFCDQQLYDVPYLLKRLNEDGIPVLFVENDYVFKDRDRIKTRVEAFVEMLES; the protein is encoded by the coding sequence ATGACGGAATCGAAAGGCAGTATGGGTTATTTTTGCTCTCTGGTGCCCACAGAGATCATGGCGGCGGCGGGCTTCAAGCCTGTATGGGTGAAAGGCAGGGCGGAGATGACGGCCGCCGCCGATGCCCGGATGTACCCCAATATGTGCCCCTACATTAAAAGCCTGTTCACGGATGCTGTGGAGGATGCGGGAAATGCGTTCGACGGGCTGGTCTTTGCCCGCTCCTGCGACGGTGTGCGCCGCCTTTACGACGTATGGAGGGCTTACGTACCGTCAAAATTCACTTACATGCTGGAGGTCCCCAAGAATGCCGACGATCTGGCCGTCACGTATTATGCTTCGCAATTGCGAGATTTCGCCGCCCATATCGGAAAGGCATCCGGCTGCGAGGTCACGCGACCTGCCCTCAAGCAGGCGATAAAGGAGGCTAATAAAGCCAGGGGTCGAATGCGCGAGCTCTACAGCCGTCAAAAGGCATCGCCGTTGCCGGTTGCCGGAAGCGAGCTTTTCAGACTGGGCCTTGAGATGCTGCATGGTGATGGCGATGGGGCAACTGAGGGCATCCCGGCAGTGGAGAAAAAGTCTGCCGCAGCGGGCGTATCGGCAGAGGACCGAAGTAAAATTCGTGTCATGGTCTGTGGAAATGTGATGTCCAGGCCCGATGTTTTCCAGATGATAGAGGGCAGCGGGGCCGATGTGCCGGTTGCCGACATCTGCACCGGATTAAGGTTTTTCGAGCGTGTCGTTGATGAAAAGGGCGGCGATCCCTTCCTGTCGCTGGCGCAGGCTTACCTCGGCCTGCCTCGCTGTTCAAGGACGGCAGCGCCCGTCGAGACCTATGCCCGCATCAGCGACAACGTCAAGCGTTATGCCGTAAACGGAGTGATACTGACAGCGCTCAAATTCTGCGACCAGCAGCTATACGATGTACCTTACCTTCTTAAAAGGCTGAACGAGGACGGTATACCCGTCCTTTTTGTGGAGAACGACTATGTTTTCAAAGACAGGGACAGGATCAAGACAAGGGTGGAAGCCTTCGTAGAAATGCTGGAAAGTTGA
- a CDS encoding DUF6125 family protein, with protein MKVAEMEPKLLKELLNKGWMTHDAMWFYNSYQEVGIEPTNKINRAAVKAMAAIEIKRMAKALGVTEVRNFDQLYELFESAMYIVSGDFMKYKFWSPAPNVIHGEWESCFAYNGIKSLGVIDQYECGIMDRIEAWLDTLGLKWKVEPRVTRCMMHTQGRCYRDYTFYFDR; from the coding sequence ATGAAGGTAGCAGAGATGGAGCCGAAGCTGCTCAAGGAGCTGTTGAATAAAGGGTGGATGACGCATGACGCTATGTGGTTTTACAATAGTTATCAGGAGGTGGGGATCGAGCCGACCAACAAGATCAACAGGGCTGCGGTGAAGGCTATGGCAGCGATCGAAATTAAGCGTATGGCAAAAGCGCTGGGCGTGACGGAGGTCAGGAACTTCGATCAGCTGTATGAACTCTTCGAGTCCGCCATGTACATCGTGTCGGGTGATTTCATGAAGTATAAATTCTGGTCCCCCGCGCCCAATGTTATACACGGTGAGTGGGAATCCTGTTTCGCCTATAACGGGATCAAGTCCCTGGGCGTGATCGACCAGTATGAGTGCGGCATTATGGACCGTATAGAGGCCTGGTTGGATACGCTGGGATTGAAATGGAAGGTCGAACCCAGGGTCACGCGCTGCATGATGCACACGCAGGGCAGGTGCTATCGCGACTACACGTTTTATTTCGATCGATAG
- a CDS encoding helix-turn-helix transcriptional regulator — MRFRELGEKIKQAREESGLSQLELAARLKCTQSALSNYELGKRKLNLNLLIEIAQILNKPIDFFTESIAENKTDESAGLRLPRL; from the coding sequence GTGAGATTCCGTGAATTAGGAGAGAAAATAAAGCAGGCGAGGGAAGAAAGCGGGCTATCGCAACTGGAGCTTGCCGCCAGGCTGAAATGCACACAGTCAGCGCTCTCCAACTACGAATTGGGCAAGAGGAAACTTAATCTCAATCTTCTCATTGAGATCGCGCAAATACTTAACAAACCAATTGATTTTTTCACGGAATCGATTGCAGAAAACAAGACCGATGAAAGCGCCGGTTTACGTTTACCAAGGCTTTAA
- the nifS gene encoding cysteine desulfurase NifS — translation MKHIYMDYAATTPMLPEVAEAMQPYFSQRFGNPSSIHSMGQESRDCMDQARSKVAELIACRPEEVVFTGGGTEADNHAIKGVCLANRERGNHIVTTSIEHHAVLNTCNYMKNLGFDVTVVPVDQYGMVDPDRIKKSITAKTLLVSVMHANNEVGAIQPIEEIASITRQAGVYFHVDAVQTAGHLPIDVNKLGIDLLSASAHKLYGPKGVGMLYVREGTRIAPLLHGGEQENERRAGTENVPGIAGFGKAAEIALAGMGEEAGRLTKYRDRLIDSVMGRVADVYLNGHRKSRLPNNANFSFDFIEGESILMYLDAEGICASTGSACSSSSSEPSHVLMALGIPVERARGSVRFTLGKWTSVEDIDKVMEALPRIIEKLRAMSPLVKEKCGWINYL, via the coding sequence ATGAAACACATTTACATGGACTATGCGGCCACCACGCCCATGCTACCGGAGGTTGCCGAAGCGATGCAGCCTTATTTCAGCCAGAGATTCGGCAATCCATCTAGCATACACTCGATGGGACAGGAGTCCAGGGATTGCATGGATCAGGCGCGTTCGAAGGTTGCTGAACTAATCGCGTGCAGGCCGGAGGAAGTGGTCTTTACCGGTGGTGGGACGGAGGCGGATAACCATGCCATAAAAGGGGTTTGCCTGGCCAACAGGGAAAGGGGTAACCATATCGTTACCACGTCCATTGAGCACCATGCCGTGCTCAACACATGTAACTACATGAAAAACCTGGGCTTCGACGTCACGGTGGTGCCCGTTGATCAATACGGCATGGTAGACCCCGACCGCATAAAGAAAAGCATAACGGCAAAGACTCTGCTGGTTTCGGTCATGCATGCCAACAACGAGGTGGGCGCCATCCAGCCGATCGAAGAGATCGCCAGTATCACGCGACAGGCCGGCGTGTATTTTCACGTCGACGCGGTCCAGACCGCGGGGCACCTGCCAATAGACGTTAATAAGCTGGGTATCGACCTGTTGTCGGCGTCGGCACATAAGCTCTATGGGCCCAAGGGCGTGGGTATGCTATATGTGCGTGAAGGCACCCGTATAGCACCGCTGCTGCACGGCGGAGAGCAAGAAAACGAGAGGCGCGCCGGCACAGAGAATGTACCCGGCATCGCCGGATTCGGCAAGGCAGCCGAGATCGCCCTCGCGGGAATGGGGGAAGAGGCGGGCAGGCTCACGAAGTACCGTGACCGGCTGATCGATTCCGTCATGGGAAGGGTGGCCGACGTTTACCTCAACGGCCACAGGAAATCCCGCCTGCCCAATAACGCCAATTTCAGTTTCGACTTTATCGAAGGTGAATCGATCCTGATGTACCTGGATGCCGAGGGTATTTGCGCTTCCACCGGCTCGGCCTGCAGCTCATCCAGCTCTGAACCGTCACATGTTCTGATGGCGCTGGGCATACCGGTCGAGAGGGCGCGCGGTTCGGTCAGATTTACACTGGGAAAATGGACATCCGTGGAGGATATAGATAAAGTAATGGAGGCGCTGCCGCGTATCATTGAGAAATTGCGAGCTATGTCGCCGCTGGTGAAGGAGAAGTGCGGCTGGATTAATTACCTGTAA
- the mnmA gene encoding tRNA 2-thiouridine(34) synthase MnmA, with amino-acid sequence MVSKGKQKVMVGMSGGIDSSVAAALLVNQGYHVTGVTMKTWDESSPVCRGSCFSPGQQESIERAGRTASKLAVPFHVIDLADEFREHVLNYLCREYQLGNTPNPCVRCNRLIKFDLLWRKALSLGIDADFFASGHYARVCRVAGGRNLLKKGRDVKKDQSYFLYGLSQPQLARTLFPLGEFLKQDVRKMCVEMKLEIAADNESQDFAGGDYSSLFEGKGVPGPIVDRQDNVLGRHKGIVFYTPGQRRGLGIASKKPLYVIDIRAETNTVVVGGMEELNIEEQIVSEVNWIARESVAGAMQVTVRIRSSHAGYEAVIFPRHDGEIVVRYKKPQIGAARGQAIVFYDGDVVVGGGIAQ; translated from the coding sequence ATGGTCAGCAAAGGCAAACAGAAAGTAATGGTGGGGATGAGCGGAGGAATCGATTCCTCGGTGGCCGCCGCCCTGCTGGTGAATCAGGGGTATCATGTCACCGGTGTAACCATGAAAACCTGGGATGAAAGCAGCCCGGTATGCCGTGGCAGTTGCTTCAGTCCGGGACAGCAGGAAAGCATCGAAAGAGCGGGCCGGACCGCCTCCAAGCTGGCAGTGCCTTTTCATGTGATCGATCTGGCCGATGAGTTTCGGGAACACGTACTGAATTATTTATGCAGGGAATATCAACTGGGTAATACTCCTAATCCCTGTGTGCGCTGCAACCGGTTGATAAAGTTTGATCTGTTGTGGCGGAAGGCGCTGTCCCTTGGCATTGATGCGGACTTCTTCGCCAGCGGACACTATGCGCGCGTGTGCAGGGTCGCAGGCGGGCGTAACCTGTTGAAAAAGGGACGCGACGTAAAAAAAGACCAGTCTTATTTCCTTTACGGTCTGAGCCAGCCACAGTTGGCCCGTACGCTGTTTCCGCTGGGCGAATTTCTCAAGCAGGATGTGCGTAAAATGTGCGTGGAAATGAAGCTGGAAATCGCAGCCGATAATGAGAGCCAGGATTTCGCCGGGGGAGATTATTCCTCGCTATTTGAGGGGAAAGGCGTTCCAGGCCCTATTGTGGACAGGCAGGACAACGTTCTGGGCAGACATAAAGGCATTGTCTTTTACACGCCGGGACAGCGCAGGGGTCTGGGCATTGCTTCTAAAAAACCCTTATATGTAATCGATATCAGGGCTGAAACAAACACGGTAGTTGTAGGTGGTATGGAGGAACTGAATATTGAGGAGCAGATCGTGTCTGAAGTCAACTGGATTGCCCGCGAATCTGTTGCAGGTGCCATGCAGGTGACGGTAAGGATCAGGAGTTCGCATGCGGGGTACGAAGCTGTTATATTCCCCCGTCATGATGGGGAAATCGTCGTTAGATATAAAAAACCTCAGATAGGCGCTGCGCGCGGGCAGGCTATTGTTTTTTATGATGGTGATGTGGTTGTGGGAGGTGGTATCGCCCAGTGA
- a CDS encoding pyridoxamine 5'-phosphate oxidase family protein, which yields MEIGNHWDEIKKIFEEAYKSCFHYAVATVNADGSPHVTPIGGLALRNDSTGFYFEEFPSRLPENLKHNPRVCVMAINADKLFWGKALMDGRFPSPPGVRLMGKAGEVRVGTKEEIDFWQKKIGFTSKMKGYKIMWEGMRYVRDIQFDAYEPINLGAMMAGLE from the coding sequence ATGGAAATCGGCAATCACTGGGACGAGATCAAGAAGATATTTGAGGAAGCATACAAGAGCTGTTTCCATTATGCCGTAGCCACAGTAAACGCCGATGGTTCGCCGCATGTCACACCCATCGGGGGACTCGCATTAAGGAATGACAGTACCGGCTTCTACTTCGAGGAGTTCCCCTCGCGGCTGCCGGAGAACCTCAAGCATAATCCGCGTGTTTGCGTGATGGCGATCAACGCCGACAAGCTGTTCTGGGGCAAAGCGTTGATGGACGGCAGGTTCCCTTCGCCGCCGGGCGTCAGGCTGATGGGGAAAGCCGGCGAGGTCAGGGTGGGAACGAAAGAGGAGATAGACTTCTGGCAGAAGAAGATCGGATTCACCAGCAAGATGAAAGGCTATAAGATAATGTGGGAAGGCATGCGCTACGTGCGTGATATTCAGTTCGATGCCTATGAGCCTATCAATCTGGGCGCCATGATGGCAGGTCTGGAATAA
- a CDS encoding ASKHA domain-containing protein: protein MKKYKILFKPSGRKVSCSDYRDLLSCCRENQIEIASVCGGQGKCRSCRVRIEKGTVSPPAPVELKKLSRDELEWGWRLACQTRPAGDLIVFLPPGKGLASTPAFKEELLARIVPDRRVGSSGGNCGVAIDLGTTKIAGYLIDLAGGCILSSCAVANPQAIYGDDVISRITYAMSSTGGCGKLQEKAVVAIDELIRKLCVRTDSAPGAIVRASVCGNTAMHHLLLGLPVGQLARAPYLPWTKAPVNISANKLGLKSAAEADVYLLPNIGGYVGGDHVAVLAATDAGNLKSATLIVDIGTNTEISLAVAGDITSVSCASGPAFEGGHIKHGMKASAGAIDKIVIEDGRVRYRTIGRHRPAGICGSGMLDAVARMSGAGIVDSGGRMQSDHSLVRINAGRPEIMIAGRDRSANGEDIVITQGDIRELQLAKAAIRTGINVLLGSAGMIAEDVRRVIVAGTFGNYIDIKSAIRIGMLPDLPLRRFSQVGNAAGAGACVVLVSGAARKRTEAMASRVKYLELADRPDFMELFVRALNFG from the coding sequence ATGAAAAAGTATAAAATTTTATTCAAACCATCCGGTCGGAAAGTATCCTGCAGCGACTACAGAGATCTTCTCAGCTGCTGCCGCGAGAATCAGATTGAAATAGCCAGCGTCTGCGGCGGGCAGGGAAAGTGCCGTTCCTGCAGGGTGCGTATCGAGAAAGGAACCGTCAGCCCTCCGGCGCCGGTCGAATTGAAGAAGCTCTCGCGCGATGAATTGGAGTGGGGCTGGCGTCTGGCCTGCCAGACCAGGCCCGCCGGCGATCTGATCGTCTTCCTGCCGCCCGGCAAGGGACTGGCTTCAACCCCAGCATTTAAAGAAGAACTGCTGGCCAGGATTGTTCCGGACCGAAGGGTCGGGAGCAGCGGCGGCAACTGTGGCGTGGCTATCGATCTGGGCACTACCAAGATAGCGGGATATTTGATTGACCTTGCCGGCGGCTGTATTCTGAGCAGCTGTGCTGTGGCCAACCCGCAGGCTATTTATGGAGACGACGTCATCAGTCGCATAACGTACGCCATGAGCTCAACCGGCGGCTGCGGAAAGCTGCAGGAAAAGGCGGTAGTAGCGATCGATGAATTGATCAGGAAGCTGTGTGTGAGGACGGATAGTGCGCCCGGGGCGATAGTGAGGGCATCCGTCTGCGGCAACACGGCGATGCATCACCTGCTGCTCGGATTGCCGGTGGGCCAGCTTGCCCGCGCACCCTATCTGCCGTGGACGAAGGCCCCTGTGAATATCAGCGCAAATAAGCTGGGTCTTAAATCGGCGGCGGAAGCAGATGTATACCTGCTTCCCAATATCGGAGGGTATGTTGGCGGAGACCATGTTGCGGTGCTGGCGGCAACGGATGCCGGCAATCTCAAATCAGCCACTCTTATCGTCGATATCGGCACCAATACCGAGATATCTCTGGCGGTCGCCGGAGATATTACCAGCGTATCCTGTGCCTCCGGCCCGGCCTTCGAAGGGGGGCATATTAAGCACGGTATGAAGGCCTCGGCCGGGGCTATCGATAAGATAGTGATAGAAGACGGCAGGGTCAGATACAGGACCATCGGAAGGCACAGGCCGGCAGGGATCTGCGGTTCAGGCATGCTCGATGCCGTGGCCCGGATGTCCGGCGCCGGCATTGTCGATTCAGGGGGAAGGATGCAAAGCGACCATTCTCTTGTTCGAATAAATGCGGGACGGCCGGAGATTATGATCGCCGGCAGGGACAGGTCGGCTAACGGGGAAGATATCGTGATTACACAGGGAGATATAAGGGAGCTGCAGCTGGCCAAGGCCGCCATCCGCACGGGGATCAACGTTTTACTGGGATCGGCGGGCATGATTGCAGAGGATGTCAGGCGTGTAATCGTCGCCGGGACGTTCGGGAACTATATCGATATAAAAAGTGCGATAAGGATAGGCATGCTGCCGGACCTGCCGCTGAGACGGTTCAGCCAGGTCGGCAATGCGGCCGGCGCGGGCGCCTGCGTGGTGCTGGTGTCCGGCGCAGCACGCAAGAGAACGGAAGCGATGGCGAGCAGGGTGAAGTATCTGGAGCTGGCTGACAGGCCTGATTTCATGGAGTTATTTGTCAGAGCATTGAACTTCGGCTGA
- a CDS encoding MoxR family ATPase: MKADQFEKFKGSADYVISDALKNAVNVSIVLKRPLLVRGEPGTGKTLLSHSISVSLGKPLIRWHIKSTTKAAEGLYVYDTVQRLNDSRFGGKDVSNIKHYIKLGKLGQAFTAPEQVVLLIDEVDKADLEFPNDLLNELDEMSFYIPETDETISAKHRPVVIITSNNEKELPDAFLRRCIFHYIEFPEPPLMEEIVKVHFPDIKSALLKEALDTFYTLRKIDDFRKKPSTSELIDWIQALMASGLDGKIKDGEIPFLGTLIKKENDIDFYVTHHVKKKAQTRGYNVYGN; the protein is encoded by the coding sequence ATGAAAGCTGACCAGTTCGAAAAGTTTAAAGGATCGGCGGATTATGTCATCTCGGATGCGCTTAAAAACGCCGTAAACGTATCCATCGTGCTCAAAAGGCCGCTTTTAGTCAGAGGCGAGCCGGGTACGGGCAAGACGCTCCTGTCCCACAGCATCTCCGTATCTCTGGGCAAACCTTTAATCCGCTGGCATATCAAATCCACCACCAAGGCGGCCGAAGGCCTGTATGTTTACGATACCGTGCAGCGGCTCAACGACAGCCGTTTTGGAGGCAAGGATGTCTCTAACATTAAGCACTATATCAAGCTGGGAAAGTTGGGACAGGCTTTCACGGCGCCCGAGCAGGTGGTGCTGCTTATCGACGAGGTGGACAAGGCCGACCTGGAGTTCCCCAACGACCTGCTCAACGAACTGGATGAGATGAGCTTCTACATTCCGGAGACCGATGAAACCATCTCCGCCAAACACCGACCCGTGGTCATCATCACGAGCAACAACGAGAAGGAATTGCCCGACGCCTTCCTGCGCCGCTGCATCTTCCATTATATCGAGTTCCCGGAACCGCCTCTGATGGAGGAGATAGTCAAGGTACACTTCCCCGACATCAAAAGCGCCCTGCTCAAGGAGGCGCTGGATACCTTCTACACCCTGCGCAAGATCGACGACTTCCGCAAAAAGCCCTCCACCAGCGAATTAATCGACTGGATACAGGCGCTGATGGCCAGCGGGCTGGACGGCAAGATCAAGGACGGCGAGATTCCTTTCCTGGGCACGCTGATCAAGAAGGAAAACGATATCGATTTTTACGTGACGCACCACGTTAAGAAGAAGGCGCAGACCCGTGGCTACAATGTATACGGAAATTGA